One Phenylobacterium hankyongense DNA segment encodes these proteins:
- a CDS encoding S10 family peptidase, producing the protein MRRTMMAAAAALALAFGLVAAGPAAWADDAPAKADAAKKDGDKDKVELPPFPADASVKQVTHVAGKTLNYTATVGSLPVRDEKGKKIAEVVFTAYVLDGPKDPNRPVTFAFNGGPGAASVYLNLGAIGPKRVQFGAQGDSPSDPARLTDNPGTWLDFTDMVFIDPVGTGFSRSLVDKDETKKQFYSIKPDIEYLSRIVYDWLLKNGRMASPKYVAGESYGGFRAPKITYYLQTKLGVGVNGVVMVSPYLEPSADSAPDFSPMAWVATLPSMTAANYERQGKVLSPEAMAEVEAYARGEFVNDLLKGRRDPDAVARVVRKVTAYTGLNETFVRQSGGRIESRAFLRELYRDKGRIGSWYDSNVTQDDPFPWSPDGRRGDPILDAIIAPTTSAMVDFDTRVVGWKVEGRFNALSNDVNENWEKGIELTDAATDLRQAVAADPKMKVLIAHGYDDLSCPYFISRLIIDQMPISGDPNRVRLSIYPGGHMFYSRPSSQAAFRRDVMSVYGAAG; encoded by the coding sequence ATGCGAAGGACGATGATGGCGGCCGCGGCCGCCCTGGCGCTGGCGTTCGGGCTGGTCGCCGCCGGCCCGGCTGCGTGGGCGGACGACGCCCCGGCCAAGGCCGACGCCGCCAAGAAGGACGGCGACAAGGACAAGGTCGAGCTGCCGCCGTTCCCCGCCGACGCCAGCGTCAAGCAGGTCACCCACGTCGCCGGCAAGACTCTCAACTACACCGCCACCGTCGGCTCGCTGCCGGTGCGCGACGAGAAGGGCAAGAAGATCGCCGAGGTGGTGTTCACCGCCTATGTGCTCGACGGCCCGAAGGACCCGAACCGGCCGGTGACCTTCGCCTTCAACGGCGGCCCCGGCGCGGCGTCGGTCTACCTCAACCTCGGCGCCATCGGCCCCAAGCGGGTGCAGTTCGGCGCCCAGGGCGACAGCCCCTCGGACCCCGCCCGGCTCACCGACAATCCCGGCACCTGGCTCGACTTCACCGACATGGTGTTCATCGACCCGGTCGGCACCGGCTTCTCACGCTCGCTGGTCGACAAGGACGAGACCAAGAAGCAGTTCTATTCGATCAAGCCGGACATCGAGTACCTGTCGCGGATCGTCTACGACTGGCTCTTGAAGAACGGCCGCATGGCCTCGCCCAAGTACGTGGCCGGCGAGAGCTACGGCGGCTTCCGGGCGCCGAAGATCACCTACTACCTGCAGACCAAGCTGGGGGTGGGCGTCAACGGCGTGGTGATGGTCTCGCCCTACCTGGAGCCGTCGGCCGACAGCGCGCCGGACTTCTCGCCGATGGCCTGGGTGGCCACCCTGCCGTCGATGACCGCCGCCAACTACGAGCGGCAGGGCAAGGTCCTGTCGCCGGAAGCCATGGCCGAGGTGGAGGCCTACGCCCGCGGCGAGTTCGTCAATGATCTCCTGAAAGGCCGGCGCGATCCCGACGCGGTGGCGAGGGTGGTGCGCAAGGTCACCGCCTACACCGGCCTGAACGAGACCTTCGTGCGCCAGTCGGGCGGCCGGATCGAAAGCCGCGCCTTCCTGCGCGAGCTCTATCGCGACAAGGGCCGGATCGGCAGCTGGTACGATTCCAACGTCACCCAGGACGATCCCTTCCCGTGGTCGCCGGACGGCCGTCGCGGCGACCCGATCCTCGACGCCATCATCGCGCCGACCACCAGCGCCATGGTCGACTTCGACACCCGCGTGGTCGGCTGGAAGGTGGAGGGCCGCTTCAACGCGCTCAGCAATGACGTCAATGAGAACTGGGAGAAGGGGATCGAGCTGACCGACGCGGCCACCGACCTGCGCCAGGCGGTCGCCGCCGATCCTAAGATGAAGGTGCTGATCGCCCACGGCTACGACGACCTGTCGTGCCCCTATTTCATCTCGCGCCTGATCATCGACCAGATGCCGATCAGCGGCGATCCCAACCGGGTGCGGCTCAGTATCTATCCGGGCGGCCACATGTTCTACAGCCGGCCGTCCAGCCAGGCGGCGTTCCGGCGCGACGTGATGAGCGTCTACGGCGCGGCGGGGTGA
- a CDS encoding class I SAM-dependent RNA methyltransferase, which yields MRRPRPAPRPNAAARPPVEVAIEAMGGEGDGMAPGPVFAPFTLPGERVRVAGSGERRELIEVLEPSPDRVEPPCPHFGICGGCALQHWAHAPYLAWKVERLRGTLARQSLEAEMLPAFAAAPATRRRVALHARRGTRQAARLGYKTRKSWDLVDIAVCPISDPAIQAAIPALKRLAAPLFEHPKSAPTLHVTLTATGLDVDISGVERKSGGLSADARMQLAERAAEADFARVTLDGEIAYLARLPQVTFGAATVALPAGAFLQATAGAEAAMTAFVAQAAAGANRIADLYCGVGTFTFRLAEIAQVHAADFAPAAVQAISGAMASAPGLKGVTAEARDLVRRPMLAEELKKTDVAVFDPPRAGAAEQTAELARSAVARVIGVSCNPATFARDARTLVDAGFRLERVLPVDQFLWSPHIELVGVFSR from the coding sequence ATGCGACGACCCAGACCCGCCCCGCGTCCCAATGCCGCCGCCCGTCCGCCGGTCGAGGTGGCGATCGAGGCGATGGGCGGGGAGGGCGACGGCATGGCGCCGGGGCCGGTCTTCGCGCCCTTCACCCTGCCGGGCGAGCGGGTGCGGGTGGCGGGCTCCGGCGAGCGGCGCGAGCTGATCGAGGTGCTCGAACCCAGCCCGGATCGCGTGGAGCCGCCGTGCCCGCACTTCGGGATCTGCGGCGGCTGCGCCCTGCAGCACTGGGCGCACGCGCCCTACCTGGCCTGGAAGGTGGAGCGGCTGCGCGGCACCCTGGCGCGCCAGAGCCTGGAGGCCGAGATGCTCCCGGCCTTCGCCGCCGCGCCGGCGACGCGGCGGCGCGTGGCCCTGCACGCCCGCCGTGGGACCCGCCAGGCCGCACGGCTGGGCTACAAGACCCGCAAGTCCTGGGACTTGGTGGACATCGCCGTCTGCCCGATCTCAGATCCGGCGATCCAGGCCGCGATCCCGGCGCTGAAGCGGCTGGCCGCGCCGCTGTTCGAACACCCGAAGTCCGCGCCGACCCTGCACGTGACGCTCACCGCCACCGGGCTCGACGTCGACATCTCCGGGGTGGAACGCAAGAGCGGCGGGCTGTCGGCGGACGCGCGGATGCAGCTGGCCGAACGGGCCGCCGAGGCGGACTTCGCCCGCGTCACCCTGGACGGCGAGATCGCCTATCTCGCCCGCCTGCCGCAGGTGACGTTCGGCGCCGCGACCGTGGCCCTGCCGGCCGGCGCCTTCCTGCAGGCGACCGCCGGCGCCGAGGCCGCCATGACCGCCTTCGTCGCGCAAGCGGCGGCCGGCGCCAACCGGATCGCCGACCTCTATTGCGGCGTCGGCACCTTCACCTTTCGGCTGGCGGAGATCGCCCAGGTGCATGCGGCGGACTTCGCGCCGGCGGCCGTGCAGGCGATCAGCGGCGCGATGGCCAGCGCGCCGGGGCTGAAAGGCGTCACCGCCGAGGCCCGCGACCTGGTCCGCCGGCCGATGCTGGCCGAGGAGCTGAAGAAGACCGACGTCGCGGTCTTCGACCCGCCGCGCGCCGGGGCGGCCGAGCAGACGGCGGAGCTGGCGCGGTCCGCCGTGGCGCGGGTGATCGGCGTCTCCTGCAACCCCGCGACCTTCGCCCGCGACGCCCGCACCCTGGTCGACGCCGGCTTCCGCCTGGAGCGGGTGCTGCCTGTCGACCAGTTCCTTTGGTCCCCGCATATAGAATTGGTGGGTGTGTTCTCGCGCTGA
- a CDS encoding DUF1059 domain-containing protein, translating to MRKYIDCREVPSERNCTVAISADSESELLEAAVQHAVAVHQHQDTPELRSMIKQGIHEGQPAA from the coding sequence ATGCGCAAGTACATCGACTGCCGCGAGGTCCCGAGCGAGCGCAACTGCACCGTTGCGATCTCGGCCGATAGCGAGTCCGAGCTTCTCGAGGCCGCCGTGCAGCACGCCGTGGCCGTGCACCAGCACCAGGACACCCCGGAGCTGCGCAGCATGATCAAGCAGGGCATCCACGAAGGCCAACCCGCCGCCTGA
- a CDS encoding glycine zipper 2TM domain-containing protein, whose amino-acid sequence MSKSSIFAKVAFAAIAGAMALGGSAASAQPYGGPAPAYGGGYDPCQREASGRGIVGALVGGGLGATVGSQMAASGHRTDGSLLGGVLGALAGAKVGNSSAACNSAPPPPLPPPPPRADYGAPYAQGYDMPPPPPYRYGSRVEEVYVYGHRGERLRIVDRPPGADGCTLAESPIYMPDGRVQKRFVRVCQDSSGRYQVVD is encoded by the coding sequence ATGTCCAAGTCTTCCATCTTCGCCAAGGTCGCCTTCGCGGCCATCGCGGGCGCGATGGCGCTCGGCGGTTCGGCCGCGTCGGCCCAGCCTTACGGCGGCCCCGCGCCGGCCTACGGCGGCGGCTACGATCCCTGCCAGCGCGAGGCCAGCGGCCGCGGCATCGTCGGCGCCCTGGTGGGCGGCGGGCTCGGCGCGACGGTCGGCTCGCAGATGGCGGCCAGCGGCCACCGCACCGACGGCTCGCTGCTGGGCGGCGTCCTCGGCGCCCTGGCCGGGGCCAAGGTCGGCAACAGCAGCGCCGCGTGCAACAGCGCGCCGCCGCCGCCCCTCCCGCCGCCGCCGCCTCGGGCCGACTACGGCGCGCCCTATGCCCAGGGCTATGACATGCCGCCCCCGCCCCCCTACCGCTACGGCAGCCGGGTCGAGGAGGTCTATGTCTACGGCCACCGTGGCGAGCGCCTCCGCATCGTCGACCGTCCGCCGGGAGCCGACGGCTGCACCCTGGCCGAGAGCCCGATCTACATGCCCGACGGCCGCGTCCAGAAGCGCTTTGTCCGCGTCTGCCAGGACAGCTCGGGCCGCTATCAGGTCGTCGACTGA
- a CDS encoding class I adenylate-forming enzyme family protein — MTEAALPPGWPAMSIAQAHALMTQPGSPLETEEKVIGGVPLKVWKNLPPSLRSVVEASRAHGERVFLVYEDERVTFEAFYRAVSAFARELAAQGVGKGDRVAVIMRNLPEWVVAFYAAASLGAVITPLNAWWTGPELEYGLTDSGAKVAIVDAERYQRLSQHLSNCPGLVRVYVSREAEEIAHPWVAKLESVLGSANDWGRLPDQPLPPAEVGPEDDATIFYTSGTTGKPKGALATQRAVNSNIMTAAAAGARGFLRRGEAPPAPDPSAPQRSSLISVPFFHVTGCFAVLNPSLFSGAKLVMMYRWDVVRAFELIEREKIQSAGGVPTIAWQLIEHPARANYDLSSLEAVAYGGAPSAPELVRRIRETFPKSQPGQGWGMTETCATVTSNSAEDYINRPDSCGPAAAVAELQIRDAADGVTVLPAGEVGELWSKGPMNCKLYWNKPEATAQTFVDGWVRTGDLAKLDEEGFCFIIDRAKDMLIRGGENIYCVEVENVLYDHPAVMDAAVVGIPHRTLGEEPAAVVTLKPGAEATEAELRAHVAERLAAFKVPVQIRFWHETLPRNANGKILKNELKKLFEDAPASA, encoded by the coding sequence ATGACCGAGGCCGCGCTGCCTCCCGGCTGGCCCGCCATGTCCATCGCCCAGGCGCATGCGTTGATGACGCAGCCGGGCAGTCCGCTGGAGACCGAGGAGAAGGTCATCGGCGGCGTGCCGCTGAAGGTCTGGAAGAACCTGCCGCCGTCGCTGCGCTCGGTGGTCGAGGCCTCCCGCGCCCATGGCGAGCGGGTGTTCCTGGTCTACGAGGACGAACGGGTCACCTTCGAGGCCTTCTACCGCGCCGTCTCGGCCTTCGCCCGCGAGCTCGCCGCGCAGGGGGTGGGCAAGGGCGACCGGGTCGCGGTGATCATGCGCAACCTGCCCGAATGGGTGGTGGCCTTCTACGCCGCCGCCTCGCTGGGCGCGGTGATCACCCCGCTGAACGCCTGGTGGACCGGGCCGGAGCTGGAATACGGCCTCACCGATTCCGGCGCCAAGGTCGCCATCGTCGACGCCGAGCGCTACCAGCGGCTCAGCCAGCACCTCTCGAACTGCCCGGGCCTGGTGCGGGTCTACGTCAGCCGCGAGGCCGAGGAGATCGCCCATCCGTGGGTGGCCAAGCTGGAGAGCGTGCTGGGCAGCGCCAACGACTGGGGCCGGCTGCCCGACCAGCCGCTGCCGCCGGCCGAGGTCGGTCCGGAAGACGACGCCACCATCTTCTACACCTCGGGGACCACGGGTAAGCCCAAGGGCGCGCTCGCCACCCAGAGGGCGGTGAACTCCAACATCATGACCGCCGCCGCCGCCGGCGCCCGCGGCTTCCTGCGCCGCGGCGAGGCGCCTCCGGCCCCCGACCCCAGTGCGCCGCAACGCTCGTCGCTGATCTCGGTGCCGTTCTTCCACGTCACCGGCTGTTTCGCGGTGCTGAACCCGTCGCTGTTCTCCGGCGCCAAGCTGGTGATGATGTACCGGTGGGACGTGGTCCGCGCCTTCGAGCTGATCGAGCGCGAGAAGATCCAGTCGGCCGGCGGCGTGCCGACCATCGCCTGGCAGCTGATCGAGCACCCGGCCCGCGCCAACTACGACCTCTCCTCGCTGGAGGCGGTGGCCTACGGCGGCGCGCCCTCGGCGCCGGAATTGGTGCGGCGCATCCGCGAGACCTTCCCCAAGTCGCAGCCCGGCCAGGGCTGGGGCATGACCGAGACCTGCGCCACGGTGACCTCCAACAGCGCCGAGGACTACATCAACCGCCCCGACAGCTGCGGCCCGGCCGCGGCGGTGGCCGAGCTGCAGATCCGCGACGCCGCCGACGGCGTGACGGTGCTGCCGGCCGGCGAAGTGGGCGAGCTGTGGTCCAAGGGGCCGATGAACTGCAAGCTCTACTGGAACAAGCCCGAGGCGACCGCCCAGACCTTCGTCGACGGCTGGGTGCGCACCGGCGACCTCGCCAAGCTCGACGAGGAGGGCTTCTGCTTCATCATCGACCGGGCCAAGGACATGCTGATCCGCGGCGGGGAGAACATCTACTGCGTGGAGGTGGAGAACGTCCTCTACGACCACCCGGCGGTGATGGACGCCGCCGTGGTCGGCATCCCGCACCGGACGCTGGGCGAGGAGCCCGCGGCGGTGGTGACGCTGAAGCCCGGCGCGGAGGCCACCGAGGCCGAGCTTCGCGCCCATGTGGCCGAGCGGCTGGCGGCCTTCAAGGTGCCGGTGCAGATCCGCTTCTGGCACGAGACCCTGCCGCGCAACGCCAATGGCAAGATCCTCAAGAACGAGCTGAAGAAGCTGTTCGAGGACGCGCCGGCCAGCGCCTGA
- a CDS encoding LLM class flavin-dependent oxidoreductase — protein sequence MVPLSVLDLSPILQGSNATQSLRNSRDLAQHAERLGFHRYWLAEHHNMPGIASAATSVVIGYVAEGTSTIRVGAGGVMLPNHAPLVIAEQFGTLEALYPGRIDLGLGRAPGTDQITARALRRTLVGDVDRFPQDVLELMAYFQEPQPGQAVRAYPGAGLKVPVWILGSSTYGAQLAAALGLPYAFASHFAPAQMEEAIALYRARFEPSEQLDKPCVMLGLNVVAAETDAEAKRLFTSLQQAFLNLRTGHPSPLPPPVDDIDARFAAAGMSPGMQGALASAVVGAPETVRRGLDDFVRRHQPDEIIVTAQIYDHAARVRSFEIVAAARDQLAKAA from the coding sequence ATGGTTCCTCTCTCAGTCCTCGACCTGTCGCCGATCCTGCAAGGCTCGAACGCGACCCAATCCTTGCGCAACAGCCGCGACCTCGCCCAGCACGCCGAGCGGCTGGGCTTCCATCGCTACTGGCTTGCCGAGCACCACAACATGCCCGGCATCGCCAGCGCGGCGACCTCCGTGGTCATCGGCTATGTGGCGGAGGGCACCTCGACCATCCGGGTCGGGGCCGGCGGGGTGATGCTGCCCAACCACGCGCCGCTGGTGATCGCCGAGCAGTTCGGCACCCTGGAGGCCCTCTATCCCGGCCGCATCGACCTTGGCCTCGGCCGCGCGCCGGGCACGGACCAGATCACCGCCCGGGCGCTGCGCCGCACGCTCGTCGGCGACGTCGACCGCTTCCCGCAGGACGTGCTCGAGCTGATGGCCTACTTCCAGGAGCCGCAGCCCGGCCAGGCGGTGCGGGCCTATCCCGGCGCCGGCCTGAAGGTGCCGGTCTGGATCCTCGGCTCCAGCACCTACGGCGCGCAGCTCGCCGCGGCGCTGGGCCTGCCGTACGCCTTCGCCTCCCACTTCGCGCCGGCGCAGATGGAGGAGGCTATCGCCCTCTACCGGGCGCGGTTCGAGCCCTCCGAGCAACTCGACAAGCCCTGCGTGATGCTGGGGCTGAACGTGGTGGCGGCGGAGACCGACGCGGAGGCCAAGCGACTGTTCACCTCCCTGCAGCAGGCCTTCCTCAACCTGCGGACCGGCCACCCCAGCCCCTTGCCGCCGCCGGTCGACGACATCGATGCCCGCTTCGCCGCCGCCGGGATGAGCCCCGGCATGCAGGGCGCGCTGGCCAGCGCCGTGGTCGGCGCGCCGGAGACGGTGCGGCGCGGCCTCGACGACTTTGTGCGCCGCCACCAGCCCGACGAGATCATCGTCACCGCCCAGATCTACGACCACGCCGCGCGCGTCCGCTCCTTCGAGATCGTCGCCGCAGCCCGCGACCAGCTGGCGAAGGCGGCGTGA
- a CDS encoding TlyA family RNA methyltransferase, whose amino-acid sequence MSRRRADVLLVECGFFGSRAKARAAIEAGGVTADGRPVLKASDPLDEAAVVVATPAHPWVGRGALKLAHALELWPVAVKGRVVLDVGASTGGFTEVCLAKGALRVYAVDVGRGQLHPSLAADPRVASLEATDARQLTAALVPEPPGLIVTDVSFIGLAKALPAALALAAPGADLVALVKPQFEVGPDRVGKGGLVKDEAARLDALEGVKGFLEGAGWAVQATADSPIVGGDGNREFLLWARRPG is encoded by the coding sequence GTGAGCCGCAGGCGGGCCGACGTGCTGCTGGTCGAGTGCGGCTTCTTCGGGAGCCGCGCGAAGGCCCGCGCCGCCATCGAGGCGGGCGGCGTCACCGCCGACGGCCGGCCGGTGCTGAAGGCTTCGGATCCGCTCGACGAGGCGGCCGTCGTGGTCGCCACGCCGGCGCATCCCTGGGTCGGACGCGGGGCGCTGAAGCTGGCCCACGCCCTGGAGCTCTGGCCCGTGGCGGTCAAAGGCCGGGTCGTGCTGGACGTCGGGGCCTCCACCGGCGGCTTCACCGAGGTCTGCCTGGCGAAGGGCGCGCTGCGGGTCTACGCGGTCGACGTCGGCCGCGGACAGCTGCACCCGAGCCTCGCCGCCGACCCGCGGGTGGCGAGCCTGGAGGCCACCGACGCCCGCCAGCTCACCGCGGCGCTGGTCCCGGAACCGCCGGGCCTGATCGTCACCGACGTCAGCTTCATCGGCCTGGCGAAAGCGCTGCCGGCCGCCCTGGCGCTCGCCGCGCCGGGCGCCGATCTGGTGGCGCTGGTGAAGCCGCAGTTCGAGGTCGGACCCGACCGGGTGGGCAAGGGCGGCCTGGTGAAGGACGAGGCGGCGCGGCTTGACGCGCTGGAGGGCGTGAAGGGCTTCCTGGAGGGCGCGGGCTGGGCGGTGCAGGCGACCGCCGACAGCCCCATCGTCGGCGGCGACGGCAATCGCGAGTTCCTGCTCTGGGCGCGGCGGCCCGGCTAA